From the genome of Scytonema hofmannii PCC 7110, one region includes:
- a CDS encoding HU family DNA-binding protein, translating into MSIDKKELVNRVSKRVIKGTGTVEEIIDATIEEIYESLKQGESVSIRNFGTFYVRASL; encoded by the coding sequence ATGTCTATTGACAAAAAGGAATTGGTAAATCGAGTCTCTAAGCGCGTTATCAAAGGAACTGGCACGGTAGAAGAAATCATTGACGCCACTATAGAAGAAATTTACGAATCCCTCAAGCAAGGTGAAAGCGTCTCAATACGAAACTTTGGCACTTTTTACGTCAGGGCTTCGCTTTGA
- a CDS encoding histidine phosphatase family protein has translation MTLNLYLLRHGETTFSQSGNFCGETDAELTSYGMQMAENFAEVYQKLKWEAVYVSPMKRTIATAKPFCDAIGMDMQLRDGLREGSYGEWETLSKSFVQENYPENYVKWLTEPAWNAPKGGETAVDIANRSLPVIAEIQEKHPQGNVLVVSHKATIRIMLCSLLGIDLGRYRYRVNILVASVSMVKFDVHGPLLEILGDRHHLSDHLRSRPGT, from the coding sequence ATGACACTCAATTTATATTTACTGCGACATGGAGAAACTACTTTTAGTCAAAGTGGTAATTTCTGCGGTGAAACTGATGCGGAGTTGACTTCTTATGGGATGCAGATGGCAGAGAACTTTGCCGAGGTTTATCAAAAATTGAAGTGGGAAGCGGTTTATGTTAGCCCAATGAAGCGCACAATTGCAACTGCCAAGCCATTTTGTGATGCTATCGGTATGGATATGCAGTTACGTGACGGACTGAGAGAGGGTAGTTACGGCGAATGGGAAACTTTGAGTAAATCCTTTGTCCAAGAAAATTACCCAGAAAACTATGTAAAATGGTTGACAGAACCCGCTTGGAATGCGCCCAAAGGTGGAGAAACTGCGGTAGATATTGCTAACCGTTCTCTGCCTGTAATTGCTGAAATTCAAGAAAAGCATCCCCAAGGTAATGTTTTAGTAGTTTCCCATAAAGCCACGATTCGGATTATGCTTTGCAGTTTACTGGGAATTGATTTGGGGCGCTATCGCTATCGGGTGAATATTTTGGTCGCGTCAGTCAGTATGGTTAAATTTGACGTTCATGGCCCTTTGTTAGAAATATTAGGCGATCGCCATCATCTAAGCGATCATCTTCGCTCTCGTCCGGGAACATAA
- a CDS encoding S-layer family protein, translating into MRNDSDIRTDVASGQNQGGNIIITANSIIAFDDSDILAFARDGRGGNITLNTRAFFGSGYQAASRGINLEKLDGNNRVDVNATGAIASGNIFIPDTSSIQNNLSELSQTPIDTNALIANSCIARSDQKSEGSFTITGAGGLPNRPGDASVSSYPTGDVRNVQTENASRPWQKGDPIVEPLGVYRLSSGQLVLSRECPKH; encoded by the coding sequence TTGCGTAATGACAGTGATATTAGAACAGATGTTGCTAGTGGTCAAAACCAGGGGGGAAATATTATCATCACTGCTAACTCCATCATTGCCTTTGATGACAGCGACATCCTCGCCTTTGCCCGTGATGGCAGAGGTGGCAATATTACCCTCAACACAAGAGCTTTTTTTGGTTCTGGCTATCAAGCTGCATCAAGAGGTATCAATCTGGAAAAACTTGATGGAAACAATCGCGTAGATGTCAACGCAACAGGCGCGATCGCATCCGGAAATATCTTTATCCCCGATACTAGCTCCATTCAAAACAACCTCAGCGAGTTATCGCAAACTCCCATTGACACCAACGCCCTCATTGCCAATAGCTGCATTGCCCGCAGTGATCAAAAATCTGAAGGGAGCTTCACCATCACGGGTGCTGGCGGTTTACCCAACCGTCCTGGGGATGCCTCAGTTTCATCTTATCCCACGGGAGATGTCCGTAACGTACAAACTGAGAATGCATCGCGTCCTTGGCAAAAGGGAGATCCAATTGTAGAACCACTGGGCGTGTATCGACTGAGTTCGGGGCAACTTGTCTTAAGTCGGGAGTGTCCAAAACATTGA
- a CDS encoding GNAT family N-acetyltransferase → MIESRNEVKIRLAQAEDKEAVLAFCEHTWEDREDYIHRVWGKWLADENGKIFVAVMDSQPVAMIRLVLMSEREAWWEGLRVDPRYRKRGLVKVLEASVERYLAEANVSISRSAVLANNALMNDIMVRRDRQKVGCYFDYVAPSINSSSGQLKKLEISDFDSLSKLITIYPHDEREVCLYINRGAKWQELTAQQLTQRLKSGQVWGLKQNDCCQSMAIQSYLEGSNKTLWIGFATGDNESLPTLLHELRQLAYCMGYQTVSGMFPQNSFILDSLARAGYQKVESEELWLYEW, encoded by the coding sequence ATGATTGAATCTAGAAATGAAGTGAAAATCCGCTTAGCACAGGCAGAAGATAAAGAAGCTGTACTCGCTTTTTGCGAACATACTTGGGAAGACAGGGAAGATTACATTCATCGGGTTTGGGGTAAGTGGTTAGCAGATGAAAATGGTAAGATTTTTGTAGCTGTCATGGATAGTCAACCCGTGGCAATGATACGACTTGTCTTGATGTCGGAACGGGAAGCATGGTGGGAAGGCTTGCGGGTAGACCCCCGATATCGAAAACGCGGTTTGGTCAAGGTTTTAGAAGCATCGGTAGAAAGATATTTGGCTGAGGCAAATGTTAGTATCTCGCGCAGTGCCGTTCTTGCCAATAACGCGCTTATGAACGACATCATGGTACGGCGAGATCGTCAAAAAGTTGGTTGCTATTTTGACTACGTAGCTCCTAGTATAAATTCTTCATCCGGTCAGTTAAAAAAGTTAGAAATTTCTGATTTTGATTCTCTCAGTAAATTAATAACCATTTACCCTCACGATGAGCGAGAAGTTTGTCTGTATATCAATCGTGGTGCCAAGTGGCAGGAACTGACAGCGCAACAGTTAACACAGCGCCTTAAATCCGGTCAAGTATGGGGTTTAAAGCAGAACGATTGTTGCCAAAGTATGGCTATTCAAAGCTATCTCGAAGGTTCTAACAAAACCTTATGGATAGGTTTTGCTACAGGCGACAATGAAAGCTTACCGACTTTACTGCACGAGTTGCGCCAACTGGCATACTGTATGGGTTACCAAACAGTTAGCGGAATGTTCCCTCAAAACTCCTTTATACTTGATTCACTTGCAAGAGCTGGTTACCAAAAAGTTGAGTCTGAAGAGCTTTGGCTGTATGAATGGTGA